The Molothrus aeneus isolate 106 chromosome 15, BPBGC_Maene_1.0, whole genome shotgun sequence genome includes a region encoding these proteins:
- the PROB1 gene encoding proline-rich basic protein 1 — protein sequence MPRGKREPVLLSPAELPGPQGEGPRAAGDGRRSAEEEEEEDGHLPGLPRDDLTKSMSSSSLSSYHSALCSDGTETFKDCLEFLDEEGSPGRAVPARWAPAGAPGAPPPPGPLSRPQRAQLSSAAKNSPAPGQGGRMGPLGGDRQPVPPAAAAGEPAVPRQPGAMLAAAPSDSDEVDGEVQALTARAFRSLSGLPGARLDMCSSHTSSSLSNSLSEDGGRPRRWPAGAGEPRGAATALHGRVGWPFPAGVDGELLGKEQFECVDVELENGEARKGHGKKKTVPKRQILLKRKERKETGFGPRGDGPAPQPPARKEPPSKGRAVGEDFRFNYQQFMKAASLEAGTDRTRAASCLVKNVLAKKMQYEQRIKMEQKGLRGSSTSSGPSSAGTDLLGDGLEGKSSSLSRSDCSFSAEDLRGGGMPGATAAAGSTATTTHPTKGVVLSEATRETVCNLRKTFNELNQRMKYQEVLEGRWLPAAAEEHTSERICYQRARALFEAHPGVGKVLDVAPRFARAPRPWPSLKERAIGPIHSQSLPFKAESRALPATPPRRPFASSRAQGARPLPQSQPEKPPAVPRRPPSPGTPPEPRGSPPAAPPKPQEKGKGRVPQPRDVRKLVKSSYSLKFGTAGASRGTVAPASSGEPPPATPLVIHCTSVRREPPPEPAGEEMPAAPAEGPAKPPGSPAKPPHSSPINITRVQATRRGAAPPEEPPASPPRRERSELRLPPRAPAAERVPHVETHLHVLVGRPGRESSPAQSSAVLRAEKTVLLPPPPPSPAEGKEVRGRGGSGALPAAEGPESLGQRPRSGDSRDPRAGAPGGSSARPRPAEPGTRSAAEPGAGEQRQQQPGGSGPAAPLRAGDSGEGSPGRLPEHREAWEHSPLWPAATEPFPPAAPAENSNYLAIPERAPKSTLMPKLSSVPNPGSASFGTPFVPIPASASFGAPSAPNPASASFGTSMVTNLTSSSFGFPSASSLASTSFGAPLVSNSNKSFGAPLVPNLCSTSFGNPLVPNPSSASFGNPLVPNPSSASFGNPLVPNPSSASFGNPLVPNPSSASFGNPMVPNPSSASFGNPLVPNPSSASFGNPMVPNPSSASFGNPLVPNPSSASFGNPVVPNPSSASFGNPLVPNPSSASFGNPLVPNPSSASFGNPLVPNPSSASFGNPLVPNPSSASFGNPLIPNPGSSSFGSPLVSNPVTTSLGHPSVSNVAGSFFGSPFVPSPASAPLGTGAYALPGGEVPWSKPSPEPLLPRPPEGSAAMEAPAQPHLEDAPPFLRRSDGPSPSGRSRQSPPKPFPAAVPAQRRMLVDPSSGKCYYMEPPRQPQMKTLYDPETGQYLEVLVPPVASHTGLYQAPFNPLVMAPGVYGPSYAPYGGFPGLPAPPPSAPSPPHPPLPAADNPGSPGSAPKGEGSSPAGGPDCGYLESLYYIPTGMRASPGPEQPPARASPAVPEGSLLRM from the coding sequence ATGCCCCGCGGGAAGAGGGAGCCGGTGCTGCTGTCCCCCGCCGAGCTGCCCGGCCCCCAGGGCGAGGGTCCCCGCGCGGCTGGGGACGGCCGGCGCTCCgcggaggaggaagaggaggaggacggacacctccctgggctgccccgCGACGACCTCACCAAGAGCATGTCGAgctcctccttgtcctcctACCACTCCGCCCTGTGCTCGGACGGCACGGAGACCTTCAAGGACTGCCTGGAGTTCCTGGACGAGGAGGGATCGCCCGGCCGGGCTGTCCCGGCCCGCTGGGCTCCGGCGGGGGCCCCCGGCGCGCCCCCACCGCCCGGCCCCCTCTCCCGCCCGCAGCGGGCTCAGCTGTCCAGCGCGGCTAAGAATAGCCCAGCTCCGGGCCAGGGGGGCAGGATGGGTCCCCTCGGTGGGGACCGGCAGCCTGTgccgcccgcggccgccgccggggAGCCGGCCGTGCCCCGGCAGCCCGGGGCGATGCTCGCCGCGGCTCCCAGCGACTCGGACGAGGTGGACGGCGAGGTGCAGGCGCTGACGGCCAGGGCTTTCCGCAGCCTCTCGGGGCTCCCCGGAGCTCGACTCGACATGTGCAGCTCCCACacctcctccagcctctccaaCTCGCTGTCGGAGGACGGCGGGCGGCCGCGGCGGTGGCCGGCGGGGGCCGGGGAGCCCCGGGGCGCGGCGACAGCTCTGCACGGCAGGGTGGGATGGCCTTTCCCCGCCGGCGTGGacggggagctgctgggcaagGAGCAGTTCGAGTGCGTGGACGTGGAGCTGGAGAACGGCGAGGCCAGGAAGGGCCACGGCAAGAAGAAGACGGTGCCCAAGCGCCAGATCCtgctgaagaggaaggagaggaaggagacgGGCTTTGGCCCGCGGGGGGATGGCCCAGcgccccagccccctgccaggaAGGAGCCCCCCAGCAAGGGCAGAGCCGTCGGCGAGGACTTCAGGTTCAACTACCAGCAGTTCATGAAGGCGGCGTCCCTGGAGGCCGGCACCGACAGGACCAGGGCGGCCTCGTGCCTGGTGAAAAACGTCCTGGCCAAGAAGATGCAGTACGAGCAGCGCATCAAGATGGAGCAGAAGGGGCTGCGGGGCAGCTCGACCTCCTCGGGGCCGTCCTCCGCCGGCACCGACCTGCTGGGGGATGGTCTGGAGGGCAAGTCCAGCTCGCTGTCCCGCTCGGACTGCAGCTTCTCGGCCGAGGACCTGCGGGGCGGCGGGATGCCGGGGGCCACGGCGGCCGCGGGGAGCACCGCCACCACCACCCATCCCACCAAGGGCGTGGTGCTCAGCGAGGCGACGAGGGAGACCGTCTGCAACCTGAGGAAGACGTTCAACGAGCTCAACCAGAGGATGAAGTaccaggaggtgctggagggcCGCTGGCTGCCCGCGGCCGCGGAGGAGCACACGTCGGAGAGGATCTGCTACCAGCGCGCCCGCGCCTTGTTCGAAGCCCATCCCGGGGTGGGGAAGGTGCTGGATGTCGCCCCCCGGTTTGCGAGGGCGCCGAGGCCGTGGCCCAGCTTGAAGGAGCGAGCCATCGGCCCCATCCATTCCCAAAGCCTCCCCTTCAAGGCCGAGAGCCGGGCGCTCCCCGCcaccccgccgcgccgcccctTCGCCTCCTCCCGGGCGCAGGGGGCGAGGCCGCTGCCGCAGAGCCAGCCGGAGAAGCCACCGGCAGTGCCCCGCCGGCCGCCCAGCCCCGGCACCCCCCCGGAACCCCGGGGGTCCCCGCCAGCCGCGCCCCCCAAGCcgcaggagaaggggaaggggcgcgtcccgcagccccgggacGTGCGCAAGCTGGTGAAGAGCAGCTACAGCCTCAAGTTCGGGACTGCCGGCGCCTCCCGCGGCACCGTGGCACCGGCGAGCAGCGGGGAGCCGCCGCCAGCCACCCCTCTGGTCATCCACTGCACCTCGGTccgccgggagccgccgccggAGCCGGCGGGGGAGGAGATGCCGGCAGCCCCCGCCGAGGGGCCCGCAAAGCCCCCGGGCAGCCCCGCCAAGCCCCCCCACAGCTCCCCCATCAACATCACGAGGGTCCAGGCCACGCGGAGGGGAGCGGCACCCCCGGAGGAGCCGCCGGCGTCGCCCCCTCGCCGGGAGCGGAGCGAGCTCCGGCTGCCCCCGCGGGCCCCGGCGGCCGAGCGGGTGCCGCACGTGGAGACCCATCTGCACGTCCTGGTGggccggccgggccgggagaGCTCCCCGGCCCAGAGCAGCGCGGTGCTGCGGGCAGAGAAGACCGttctgctgccgccgccgccgccgagtCCCGCCGAGGGGAAGGAGGTGCGCGGCCGCGGCGGCAGCGGAGCGCTCCCCGCTGCCGAAGGGCCGGAGTCGCTGGGGCAGCGGCCCCGCAGCGGGGACAGCCGGGACCCCCGAGCCGGAGCCCCGGGCGGCAGCAGCGCCCGGCCGCGGCCGGCGGAGCCGGGGACGAGGAGCGCGGCAGAGCCCGGGGCCGgcgagcagaggcagcagcagcccggtggctccggccccgccgccccgctccGAGCCGGGGACAGCGGCGAAGGCTCCCCTGGGCGGCTGCCGGAGCACAGGGAGGCCTGGGAGCACTCGCCGCTGTGGCCGGCGGCTACAGAGCCCTTCCCGCCCGCTGCCCCGGCAGAGAACTCCAACTACTTGGCAATCCCCGAGAGAGCCCCCAAATCCACGCTTATGCCAAAGCTGTCCTCGGTCCCCAACCCAGGCAGTGCATCCTTTGGGACCCCCTTTGTCCCCATCCCGGCCAGTGCCTCTTTTGGGGCTCCCTCAGCCCCCAACCCAGCCAGTGCCTCTTTTGGGACCTCCATGGTCACCAACCTGACCAGCTCATCCTTTGGCTTCCCATCAGCCTCCAGTCTGGCCAGTACATCATTTGGGGCCCCCTTGGTTTCCAACTCCAACAAGTCTTTTGGGGCCCCTCTGGTGCCCAACCTGTGCAGCACATCCTTTGGGAATCCCTTGGTCCCCAATCCATCCAGTGCATCCTTTGGGAATCCCTTGGTCCCCAATCCATCCAGTGCATCCTTTGGGAATCCCTTGGTCCCCAATCCATCCAGTGCATCCTTTGGGAATCCCTTGGTCCCAAATCCATCCAGTGCATCCTTTGGGAATCCCATGGTCCCCAATCCATCCAGTGCATCCTTTGGGAATCCCTTGGTCCCAAATCCATCCAGTGCATCCTTTGGGAATCCCATGGTCCCCAATCCATCCAGTGCATCCTTTGGGAATCCCTTGGTCCCCAATCCATCCAGTGCATCCTTTGGGAATCCCGTGGTCCCCAATCCATCCAGTGCATCCTTTGGGAATCCCTTGGTCCCCAATCCATCCAGTGCATCCTTTGGGAATCCCTTGGTCCCCAATCCATCCAGTGCATCCTTCGGGAATCCCTTGGTCCCAAATCCATCCAGTGCATCCTTCGGGAACCCCTTGGTCCCCAATCCATCCAGTGCATCCTTTGGGAACCCCTTGATCCCCAACCCAGGCAGCTCATCCTTTGGGTCCCCCTTGGTCAGCAACCCAGTCACCACTTCCCTTGGGCATCCATCAGTCTCCAACGTCGCCGGCTCTTTCTTTGGATCCCCTTTTGTCCCCAGTCCTGCCAGCGCTCCGCTGGGAACCGGTGCCTATGCCCTTCCTGGTGGGGAAGTGCCCTGGAgcaagcccagccctgagcccctgctGCCCCGACCCCCCGAGGGCTCGGCTGCTATGgaggccccagcccagccccacctggaGGATGCTCCTCCTTTCCTCAGGAGGAGCGATGGTCCCTCGCCGAGCGGGAGGAGCAGGCAAAGcccccccaagcccttccccgCCGCCGTGCCCGCCCAGCGGAGGATGCTCGTGGATCCCAGCAGCGGCAAGTGCTACTACATGGAGCCGCCGCGGCAGCCCCAGATGAAAACACTCTACGACCCCGAGACCGGGCAGTACCTGGAGGTGCTGGTCCCACCGGTGGCATCACACACCGGGCTCTACCAGGCACCTTTCAACCCGCTGGTCATGGCCCCGGGGGTCTACGGCCCATCCTACGCACCCTACGGCGGCTTCCCGGGGCTCCCGGCACCGCCGCCCTCCGCCCCCTCTCCGCCGCACCCCCCGCTGCCGGCTGCCGACAACCCCGGGAGCCCCGGCTCCGCTCCCAAGGGCGAGGGGTCGTCCCCTGCCGGGGGTCCCGACTGCGGCTACCTGGAGAGCCTGTACTACATCCCCACGGGCATGCgggccagccccggccccgagcagcccccggcccgcgCCAGCCCTGCCGTGCCCGAGGGATCGCTGCTCCGGATGTGA
- the MZB1 gene encoding marginal zone B- and B1-cell-specific protein: protein MRAALAAWLVLSLLGGTGAEDTCGDPPAAASRSVPAPQLSPEERLSPHMPESLRCDACHAIVFQIEEQLRKAEGKVGKKALKESDYIEVLERSCSQDWESYGVLELDGEKRLSGPGLPSQQPLSVLVSGGPWPGRLSKLCHGYVGERGEAQIYGAHRRGPAALRQLLCHGDKGPCAGRKERPDPRKALQNEL from the exons ATGCGGGCGGCGCTGGCAGCGTGGCTGGTGCTGAGCCtgctgggggggacaggggccGAGGACACGTGCGGGGACCCCCCCGCAGCCGCGTCCCGCTCGGTGCCCgcgccccagctcagccccgaGGAGCGGCTCTCGCCCCACATGCCCGAATCCCTGCGCTGTGACGCCTGCCACGCCATCGTCTTCCAG ATTGAGGAGCAGCTGCGCAAGGCAGAAGGGAAGGTGGGCAAGAAGGCTCTGAAGGAGTCGGACTACATAGAggtgctggagaggagctgctcgCAGGACTGGGAGAG TTACggggtgctggagctggacGGGGAGAAGCGGCTgtcggggccggggctgccgagccagcagcccctgagcGTGCTGGTGTCGGGGGGACCGTGGCCGGGCAG GCTCTCCAAGCTGTGCCACGGCTACGTGGGCGAGCGCGGCGAGGCGCAGATTTACGGCGCGCaccggcggggcccggccgcgctgcggcagctgctgtgccacgGCGACAAGGGACCGTGCGCCGGCCGCAAGGAGCGCCCGGACCCCCGCAAGGCGCTGCAGAACGAGCTGTAG
- the SLC23A1 gene encoding LOW QUALITY PROTEIN: solute carrier family 23 member 1 (The sequence of the model RefSeq protein was modified relative to this genomic sequence to represent the inferred CDS: inserted 3 bases in 2 codons) yields MADPCRGCARRFHNPQPMAXPPPAAATARPGTKVLPTAIKPPXSSASAAGNRRRMGTRSGDLAQPQNGNLALAPAGSPHAPGKELPVAGRQDPGAGTRPPRPEVDMLYRIEDVPPWYLCILLGFQHYLTCFSGTIAVPFLLAESLCVGKDQLTVSYLIGTIFTCVGITTLIQTTVGIRLPLFQASALAFLVPAKSILALDKWRCPPEEQIYGNWSLPLNTSHIWQPRMREIQGAIMVSSLVEVVIGLLGLPGALLSYIGPLTVTPTVSLIGLSVFQAAGDRAGSHWGISVLTIFLIVLFAQYLRQVAICLPGYRRGHGFVLLRIQIFKMFPIILAIMLVWLICYVLTRTGVFPSRPEEYGYKARTDARGEILSVAPWFRVPYPCQWGLPTVTSAAVLGMFSATLAGIIESIGDYYSCARLAGAPPPPVHAINRGIFTEGISCIIAGLLGTGNGSTSSSPNIGVLGITKVGSRRVIQYGAGIMLLLGTIGKFTALFASLPDPVLGGMFCTLFGMITAVGLSNLQFVDMNSSRNLFVLGFAMFFGLTLPNYLDSHPGAINTGVPELDQILTVLLTTEMFVGGTIAFVLDNTIPGTQEERGLVQWKAGAHSDSSSSASLRSYDFPFGMGAVRSSRWLRNVPICPVFTGFRARPGGSGAAAAEGPDGGSVCTKV; encoded by the exons ATGGCTGATCCGTGCCGGGGCTGCGCTCGCCGCTTTCACAACCCCCAGCCAATGG GCcctccccccgccgccgccaccgcccggCCGGGGACTAAAGTCCTTCCCACGGCCATAAAACCCCC GAGCAGCGCCAGCGCCGCCGGGAATCGTCGGAGGATGGGGACCCGCTCGGGAGACCTGGCTCAGCCCCAG AATGGGAACTTGGCTCTGGCCCCCGCGGGCTCCCCGCACGcccctgggaaggagctgcctgtgGCGGGCAGG CAGGACCCCGGGGCGGGCACCAGGCCCCCCCGGCCGGAGGTGGACATGCTCTACAGGATCGAGGACGTGCCCCCCTGGTACCTCTGCATCCTGCTCGGCTTCCAG CACTACCTGACCTGCTTCAGCGGCACCATCGCCGTCCCCTTCCTGCTGGCCGAGAGCCTGTGCGTGGGCAAGGACCAGCTGACCGTCAGCTACCTCATCGGCACCATCTTCACCTGCGTGGGCATCACCACCCTGATCCAGACCACCGTGGGCATCAG gCTGCCGCTCTTCCAGGCCAGCGCCCTGGCCTTCCTCGTCCCCGCCAAGTCCATCCTGGCCCTGGACAAGTGGCGATGCCCACCtgaag AGCAGATCTATGGCAACTGGTCCCTGCCGCTCAACACGTCCCACATCTGGCAGCCCCGCATGAGAGAG ATCCAGGGGGCCATCATGGTGTCCAGTCTGGTGGAAGTGGTCATcgggctgctggggctccccGGGGCACTGCTCAGCTATATCGGGCCGCTGACCGTCACCCCCACCGTGTCCCTCATCGGACTCTCCGTTTTCCAGGCGGCCGGTGACCGGGCTGGCTCCCACTGGGGCATCTCTGTGCT GACCATCTTCCTGATTGTCCTGTTTGCCCAGTACCTGCGGCAGGTCGCCATCTGCCTGCCCGGCTACCGGCGGGGCCACGGCTTTGTCCTGCTCCGCATCCAGATCTTCAAGATGTTCCCG ATCATCCTGGCCATCATGCTGGTGTGGCTGATCTGCTACGTGCTGACCCGCACCGGAGTCTTCCCCAGCCGGCCCGAGGAGTACGGCTACAAGGCCAGGACGGACGCCCGCGGGGAGATCCTGTCCGTGGCGCCCTGGTTCCGTGTCCCCTACCCCT GCCAGTGGGGGCTGCCCACGGTGACCTCAGCAGCCGTGCTGGGCATGTTCAGTGCCACGCTGGCGGGCATCATCGAGTCCATCGGGGACTACTACTCCTGTGCCCGGCTGGCAGGAGCGCCCCCGCCCCCTGTGCACGCCATTAACAG GGGCATTTTCACCGAGGGAATCTCCTGCATCATCGCGGGGCTCTTGGGAACCGGCAATGGCTCCACGTCCTCCAGCCCCAACATCGGAGTCCTGGGCATCACCAAG gtggggagcaggagggtgaTCCAGTACGGCGCCGGGATcatgctcctgctgggcaccatCGGCAAATTCACGGCGCTCTTCGCCTCCCTGCCCGACCCCGTGCTCGGCGGGATGTTCTGCACCTTATTCG GAATGATCACGGCCGTCGGCCTCTCCAACCTGCAGTTCGTCGACATGAACTCCTCCCGAAACCTCTTCGTGCTGGGTTTTGCCATGTTTTTCGGGCTGACGCTGCCAAACTATCTGGATTCCCACCCCGGGGCCATTAACACAG GTGTCCCCGAGCTGGACCAGATCCTGACGGTGCTGCTGACCACGGAGATGTTCGTCGGGGGCACCATCGCCTTCGTCCTGGACAACACCATCCCGG GGACGCAGGAGGAACGAGGGCTGGTGCAGTGGAAGGCAGGAGCGCACTCGGACAGCTCGAGCAGCGCCAGCCTGAGGAGCTACGACTTCCCCTTCGGCATGGGCGCGGTGCGGAGCAGCCGCTGGCTCCGGAACGTGCCCATCTGCCCGGTGTTCACCGGGTTCAGGGCCCGGCCGGGGGGCAGCGGCGCGGCGGCCGCAGAGGGCCCGGACGGGGGCTCGGTGTGCACCAAGGTCTGA
- the PAIP2 gene encoding polyadenylate-binding protein-interacting protein 2, whose translation MKDPSRSSTSPSIISEDVIINGHSHEDDNPFAEYMWMENEEEFNRQIEEELWEEEFIERCFQEMLEEEEEHEWFIPARDLPQTMDQIQDQFNDLVISDSSSLEDLVVKSNLNPNAKEFVPGVKYLNI comes from the exons ATGAAGGACCCGAGTCGCAGCAGTACCAGCCCCAGCATCATCAGCGAGGATGTGATCATCAACGGGCACTCCCACGAGGATGACAACCCCTTTGCTGAGTACATGTGGATGGAGAACGAGGAGGAGTTTAACAGGCAG ATCGAAGAGGAGTTGTGGGAAGAAGAATTTATCGAGCGCTGTTTCCAGGAGAtgctggaagaggaggaggagcacgAGTGGTTTATTCCAGCCCGTGATCTCCCACAAACAATGGATCAAATCCAGGACCAGTTCAATGACCTTGTTATCAGTGACAGCTCATCGCTGGAGGATCTGGTG GTCAAGAGTAATCTGAATCCAAACGCAAAGGAGTTTGTTCCTGGGGTGAAGTACTTAAACATTTGA